A region from the Aliarcobacter thereius LMG 24486 genome encodes:
- the mfd gene encoding transcription-repair coupling factor gives MKNIYEFLKSLKDEKSLKKCQLLIVNDDSQAIKASHIVSFLGFKPFVLSDFRANFKDDLHSFSDEIQDITKALQEFYSYKKEDKILISPLRTISFPMPKKECFDSFTINFADKLDLNSFKQKLYNWGYYFVDIVTSAGEVSLRGDIFDIAMLGSDFGYRVSLFDDEVESIRIFDIEDQKSQKEELESITITPAFLSLSEDGFEDINEKIELSSSDAFVKDIHSLGFWYLDNLADYLPQNMNSFITQEALNELDEAYIFEEKRLNKDKFLATPQIYSSKEYKEISPSNIKEFITFHKDKKITLISSSEARIKSLDLALDDKSIKYHFSDEIINILGKNELIISLNKEVKRRRKKRVKLVVDELVLNDFVVHEKHGIGIYKGIEPVSIMGAKRDFVIINYQGEDRLLIPVENIDTIDRYVADGESYAIVDKLGRGSFTKLKEKVKDRLFEIANDIIKLAAARELINGIKIFIDDFLIKRFQNSAGFTYTKDQTRSINEIFSDISSGKVMDRLLSGDVGFGKTEVAMNALLAVISSGYQAVFVCPTTLLASQHYNSISKRFKEFGIDVYKLDGKTTTKEKNSIKKGLEDGSVKFVIGTHSLLDIKTSNLALVIVDEEHKFGVKQKEKLKGLREDVHIFSMSATPIPRTLNLALSKLKGMSSLLTPPSERLGVRTFVKEYNDGLIKEIILREKRRGGQLFYVHNNIASIEAKKKDLLELMPNIKVEIIHSQIKANETEKIVESFENKEFDILLATSIVESGIHLPNANSIIIESADRFGIADLHQLRGRVGRSNKEGYCYYVVEDKSKITPEAIKRLVALESNSYLGSGTALAHQDLEIRGGGNIIGAEQSGHIKQIGYGLYLKMLEDTLAILSGEEKNKEKNIDIKLAISAFISEDYISEDRVRLELYRRLSRSTSKETLYEIEEEMEDRFGKLDIPTKQFMDLILIKILALEKGINQISSYETNITFVKDDGIKNSIKARSRDDDDIINSTLEYLRR, from the coding sequence GTGAAAAATATATATGAATTTTTAAAAAGTTTAAAAGATGAAAAAAGTTTAAAAAAGTGCCAACTTTTAATAGTAAATGATGATTCACAAGCAATAAAAGCTTCACATATCGTCTCTTTTTTAGGTTTCAAGCCTTTTGTTTTATCAGATTTTAGAGCAAATTTCAAAGATGATTTACACTCTTTTAGTGATGAAATACAAGATATTACGAAGGCTTTACAAGAGTTTTATTCCTATAAAAAAGAGGATAAAATTCTTATCTCTCCTTTACGAACAATTTCATTTCCTATGCCAAAAAAAGAGTGTTTTGATAGTTTTACAATTAATTTTGCAGATAAATTAGATTTAAATAGTTTTAAGCAAAAGCTTTATAATTGGGGTTATTATTTTGTAGATATTGTTACAAGTGCAGGAGAGGTTTCTTTAAGAGGAGATATATTTGATATAGCGATGCTTGGAAGTGATTTTGGATATAGAGTTAGCTTATTTGATGATGAGGTTGAAAGTATTAGAATCTTTGATATTGAAGACCAAAAATCACAAAAAGAGGAGCTTGAAAGTATCACAATCACACCAGCTTTTTTATCTTTAAGTGAAGATGGTTTTGAAGATATAAATGAGAAAATAGAACTTAGTTCAAGTGATGCCTTTGTAAAGGATATTCACTCATTAGGATTTTGGTATTTAGATAATCTAGCAGATTATTTACCACAAAATATGAACAGCTTTATCACTCAAGAAGCTCTAAATGAGCTAGATGAAGCATATATTTTTGAAGAGAAAAGATTAAATAAAGATAAGTTTTTAGCAACTCCACAAATTTATTCAAGTAAAGAGTATAAAGAGATAAGTCCATCAAATATAAAAGAGTTTATAACTTTTCATAAAGATAAAAAAATTACTTTGATTAGTTCAAGTGAAGCTAGAATAAAATCTCTTGACTTAGCACTTGATGATAAATCTATAAAGTATCATTTTAGTGATGAGATTATAAATATTTTAGGAAAAAATGAACTTATAATTTCTTTAAATAAAGAAGTTAAAAGAAGAAGAAAAAAAAGAGTAAAACTAGTAGTTGATGAGCTTGTTTTAAATGATTTTGTAGTTCATGAAAAGCATGGAATAGGTATTTATAAAGGTATTGAACCAGTTTCAATTATGGGAGCGAAAAGAGATTTTGTAATTATAAATTATCAAGGAGAAGATAGACTTTTAATTCCTGTTGAAAATATTGATACTATTGATAGATATGTAGCCGATGGTGAAAGTTATGCAATAGTTGATAAACTTGGTCGAGGAAGCTTTACAAAACTTAAAGAGAAAGTAAAAGATAGACTTTTTGAAATAGCAAATGATATTATAAAACTAGCAGCTGCTAGAGAACTTATAAATGGGATTAAAATTTTTATAGATGATTTTTTAATCAAAAGATTTCAAAATAGTGCAGGTTTTACATATACAAAAGACCAAACAAGAAGTATAAATGAGATTTTTTCTGATATTAGTAGTGGAAAAGTTATGGATAGACTTTTAAGTGGTGATGTTGGTTTTGGTAAAACAGAAGTTGCTATGAATGCACTTTTAGCTGTTATTTCAAGTGGTTACCAAGCTGTTTTTGTATGCCCTACAACTTTACTTGCTTCTCAGCACTACAACTCAATAAGCAAAAGATTTAAAGAGTTTGGAATAGATGTTTATAAACTTGATGGAAAAACTACAACAAAAGAGAAAAATAGTATTAAAAAAGGGCTTGAAGATGGAAGTGTAAAATTTGTTATTGGAACTCACTCTTTACTTGATATAAAAACTTCAAATCTTGCCTTAGTAATTGTAGATGAAGAGCATAAGTTTGGTGTAAAACAAAAAGAGAAACTAAAAGGACTTAGAGAAGATGTTCATATATTTTCAATGAGTGCAACTCCAATTCCAAGAACTCTAAATCTAGCCTTATCAAAACTAAAAGGAATGAGTAGTTTACTTACACCTCCAAGTGAAAGATTGGGTGTACGAACTTTTGTAAAAGAGTACAATGATGGACTTATAAAAGAGATAATATTAAGAGAAAAAAGAAGAGGTGGACAGCTTTTTTATGTACATAACAATATAGCTTCTATTGAAGCAAAGAAAAAAGATCTGCTTGAACTTATGCCAAATATAAAAGTAGAGATAATTCACTCTCAAATAAAAGCAAATGAGACTGAAAAGATTGTTGAATCTTTTGAAAACAAAGAGTTTGATATTTTACTTGCAACTTCTATTGTAGAAAGTGGAATACATCTTCCAAATGCAAATTCAATAATAATTGAGAGTGCAGATAGATTTGGAATTGCTGATTTACATCAATTAAGAGGAAGAGTTGGACGAAGTAACAAAGAGGGATATTGTTATTATGTTGTTGAAGATAAAAGTAAAATTACTCCTGAAGCTATAAAAAGGTTGGTTGCTTTAGAGTCAAATTCATATTTAGGAAGTGGAACAGCACTTGCACATCAAGATTTAGAAATAAGAGGTGGTGGGAATATTATAGGTGCTGAACAAAGTGGACATATAAAACAGATTGGTTATGGTTTGTATCTTAAAATGCTTGAAGATACTTTGGCAATATTAAGTGGAGAAGAGAAAAACAAAGAGAAAAATATTGATATTAAACTTGCTATTAGTGCTTTTATTAGTGAAGATTATATAAGTGAAGATAGAGTAAGACTTGAGCTATATAGAAGATTAAGCCGTTCAACTAGTAAAGAAACACTTTATGAAATAGAAGAAGAGATGGAAGATAGATTTGGAAAACTTGATATTCCTACAAAACAGTTTATGGATTTAATTTTGATTAAAATCTTAGCTTTGGAAAAAGGAATAAATCAAATAAGCTCTTATGAAACAAATATAACATTTGTAAAAGATGATGGAATAAAAAATAGTATAAAAGCAAGAAGTCGTGATGATGACGATATTATAAATAGTACATTAGAATATTTAAGGAGATAA
- a CDS encoding GNAT family N-acyltransferase, giving the protein MINIQKEIENKFPKIKTKENFIKKSIFKVAKKLVHEDSINKFLSQNSHLKGFDFVDAVLDYFDFDYTVSSNDLQNIPSNGKVVIISNHPLGGLDALCLLKLVGSVRKDIKIVANDFLAGFEALNSLIIPIDNFQKRQSKNSIKKIYDSLLNDEALIVFPAGEVSRATHIGIKDKNWSKGFLNFAKNSGSAILPIFIDAKNSKTFYTISLLNKTFSTLLLSNEMFNKKSKHINIKIGQIIPNENIIPRALDKNFIVNLYKKHLYALKKGKKSYFQTQSAIAHPVSRIDLLNELRKSQVLGETNDGKIIYLYDYVEDSIVLKELGRLRELSFRKVGEGVNKKRDTDKYDIYYQHIILYDRSELEIVGSYRIANSEKVFKEFGVKGFYSNSLFEFNDEFLFYLQNSAELGRSFVQPKYWGTRALDYLWFGIGAYLRANPNIKYLFGPVSISGTFPSVAKDLLVYYYSFYFKEEKELVVSKNRYNYKNSPNDLAEFFNFESKQQDFRTLKSALGNIGVTIPTLYKQYAELTNDEGVKFLDFNVDKEFNDCVDGFILVEIEKIKEHIKLRYIS; this is encoded by the coding sequence ATGATAAATATCCAGAAAGAGATTGAAAACAAATTTCCAAAAATAAAAACAAAAGAAAACTTCATAAAAAAATCTATTTTTAAAGTAGCAAAAAAGCTAGTTCACGAAGATTCTATAAATAAGTTTTTATCTCAAAACTCTCATTTAAAAGGTTTTGATTTTGTTGATGCTGTATTAGATTATTTTGATTTTGACTATACAGTTTCAAGCAATGATTTACAAAATATTCCATCTAATGGAAAAGTAGTAATAATATCAAATCATCCTCTTGGTGGACTTGATGCTTTATGTTTATTAAAACTTGTAGGAAGTGTAAGAAAAGACATAAAGATTGTAGCAAATGATTTTTTAGCAGGTTTTGAAGCACTAAATTCACTTATTATTCCAATAGATAATTTCCAAAAAAGACAGAGTAAGAATAGTATAAAAAAGATTTATGATTCACTTTTAAATGATGAAGCTCTTATAGTTTTTCCAGCTGGAGAAGTAAGTCGTGCAACACATATTGGAATAAAAGATAAGAATTGGAGCAAAGGTTTTCTAAATTTTGCTAAGAATTCTGGCTCTGCTATTTTGCCTATATTTATAGATGCAAAGAATTCAAAAACTTTTTATACTATCTCTTTACTAAACAAAACTTTCTCAACTCTTTTATTATCAAATGAGATGTTTAACAAAAAATCAAAACATATAAATATTAAAATTGGACAAATTATTCCAAATGAGAATATTATACCAAGAGCTTTGGATAAGAATTTTATTGTAAATCTATATAAAAAACATCTTTATGCTCTAAAAAAAGGGAAAAAATCATATTTTCAAACTCAATCAGCAATAGCTCATCCAGTAAGTAGGATTGACCTTTTAAATGAATTAAGAAAATCACAAGTTTTAGGTGAAACAAATGATGGAAAAATAATATATTTGTATGATTATGTTGAAGATTCTATTGTTTTAAAAGAACTTGGACGCTTAAGAGAGTTATCTTTTAGAAAAGTTGGTGAAGGTGTAAATAAAAAAAGAGATACAGATAAGTATGATATTTACTACCAACACATAATTTTATATGATAGAAGTGAACTTGAGATAGTTGGTTCATATAGAATTGCAAATTCTGAAAAAGTTTTTAAAGAGTTTGGTGTAAAAGGTTTTTACTCAAACTCTCTTTTTGAATTTAATGATGAGTTTTTATTTTATCTTCAAAATTCAGCTGAACTTGGAAGATCATTTGTACAACCAAAATATTGGGGAACAAGAGCTTTAGATTATCTTTGGTTTGGAATTGGAGCATATTTAAGAGCAAATCCAAATATAAAATATCTTTTTGGTCCAGTTTCTATTTCTGGAACTTTTCCATCTGTTGCAAAAGATTTACTTGTATATTATTACTCTTTCTATTTTAAAGAAGAAAAAGAGCTTGTAGTTTCAAAAAATAGATACAACTACAAAAATAGTCCAAATGATTTAGCAGAATTTTTTAACTTTGAAAGCAAACAACAAGATTTTAGAACTTTAAAATCAGCATTAGGAAATATTGGAGTTACAATTCCAACTCTATATAAACAATATGCAGAACTTACAAATGATGAAGGAGTGAAGTTTTTAGATTTTAATGTGGATAAAGAGTTTAATGATTGTGTAGATGGTTTTATTTTAGTAGAAATAGAAAAAATAAAAGAGCATATAAAACTAAGATATATTTCATAG
- a CDS encoding rhodanese-like domain-containing protein: protein MEILKIFTFLSLLSCSLFSAEFISYDEFSKKLKDEAKKSGMMATTQEVKDALKAKDWAVVDVRTMEEWAGAAIKGSYRVGRETPEKALENIVLDDDDNFVKDKLVVVCNTASRAAIEAQAFKQMGFTTVKIYEINKWIDECNPVVTKYTSGDYKGGTKTKFGNYYAEHCKK from the coding sequence ATGGAAATATTAAAGATATTTACTTTTTTATCTTTACTAAGTTGTTCACTTTTTAGTGCAGAATTTATCTCTTATGATGAATTTAGTAAAAAACTTAAAGATGAAGCAAAAAAAAGTGGAATGATGGCAACAACACAAGAGGTAAAAGATGCTTTAAAAGCAAAAGATTGGGCTGTTGTTGATGTTAGAACTATGGAAGAATGGGCTGGAGCAGCTATAAAAGGAAGTTATAGAGTTGGAAGAGAAACTCCTGAAAAAGCTTTAGAAAATATAGTTTTGGATGATGATGACAATTTTGTAAAAGATAAGCTAGTTGTGGTTTGTAATACAGCTTCAAGAGCTGCAATTGAGGCACAAGCATTTAAGCAAATGGGATTTACAACTGTCAAAATATATGAGATAAATAAATGGATAGATGAGTGTAATCCAGTGGTTACTAAGTACACATCAGGTGATTATAAAGGTGGTACAAAAACAAAGTTTGGTAATTATTACGCTGAACATTGTAAAAAATAG
- a CDS encoding DEAD/DEAH box helicase has product MKQNIKIEQELKELYLEKERVEARIEELEKSLKDNQNIVERKLSKNERIELFRELFVARENIYLKRWKSKDNKRAGFSPVSTTFMGEDYLPLTNKELEEHLRGNIFLASYLINKNQECSYVVLELNSEEIFKLQRALKELNIEAQYSLSSYNSIFAWIFFEEKINSKISYSFLYFLQKKANISAKIYPNSEFSSNERLGSYIELPLQLLYRNKNRTVFFDIDTKKTYEDQWKYLINIKKVPKQVVYSFAEVISTRNVEKSLKSIEFPINEFQIELESGIKFNITNFSKSFISKLKSFATFLNPQIKLLTNLRKPLYNTPKYLKGYEESANFITLPRGLKENLIEYFNENALDFKIDDKRVFNKIEVKELLYTLRPEQDDAIREILKYDSSICVAPPGFGKTLIGAKIFEQRAVKTLIIVNKNMLLEQWISRFVDYFGYSKKDIGYLGKGQNKLNTNLDVATMQSLNNNSELIENYTQVIVDECHHIPALTFEQIIKNFKGRYILGLSATPNRKDELDPILYQQLGQISYEYKKPRTHTNRLKIVRTNFTSNLDNYASIVNELILDEDRNKEIISAIKENKDRKILLLSDRIEHINILEKFLEEEQLEFVSVHGSQNKKEQVENMQKVKSSSLILATSSFFGEGIDFPHLNTILFATPISYYGRLIQYLGRIGRGNQECLAIDFLDSKNAMLNSSYKKRVEGYKQMHYK; this is encoded by the coding sequence ATGAAGCAAAATATTAAGATTGAACAAGAGTTAAAAGAGCTATATTTAGAAAAAGAAAGAGTTGAAGCAAGAATAGAAGAACTTGAAAAGAGTTTAAAAGATAATCAAAATATAGTAGAAAGAAAATTATCAAAAAATGAGAGAATAGAACTATTTAGAGAGCTTTTTGTAGCAAGAGAAAATATCTATTTAAAAAGATGGAAAAGCAAAGACAATAAACGAGCTGGATTTAGTCCAGTAAGTACAACTTTTATGGGAGAAGATTATCTTCCACTTACAAATAAAGAACTAGAAGAACACTTAAGAGGGAATATTTTTTTAGCTTCTTATTTAATAAATAAAAATCAAGAGTGTTCTTATGTTGTTCTTGAACTTAATAGCGAAGAAATATTCAAATTGCAAAGAGCTTTAAAAGAGTTAAATATTGAGGCACAATATAGTTTAAGTTCATATAATTCAATTTTTGCTTGGATTTTTTTTGAAGAGAAAATTAATTCAAAAATATCTTATAGCTTTTTATACTTTTTACAAAAAAAAGCAAATATTAGTGCAAAAATATATCCAAATAGTGAGTTCTCTTCAAATGAAAGATTAGGTTCTTATATAGAACTTCCTTTACAACTTTTATATAGAAATAAAAATCGTACAGTTTTTTTTGATATTGATACGAAAAAAACATACGAAGATCAATGGAAATATCTAATAAATATAAAAAAAGTACCAAAACAAGTTGTTTATAGTTTTGCAGAAGTTATAAGTACAAGAAATGTTGAGAAAAGTTTAAAAAGTATAGAATTTCCTATAAATGAATTCCAAATTGAGCTTGAAAGTGGAATTAAATTTAATATAACAAACTTTTCAAAAAGTTTTATATCAAAATTAAAATCTTTTGCAACATTTTTAAATCCACAAATAAAACTTTTAACAAATCTTAGAAAACCACTTTATAATACTCCAAAATATTTAAAAGGATATGAAGAGAGTGCAAATTTCATAACTTTGCCAAGAGGATTAAAAGAGAATTTAATAGAGTATTTCAATGAAAATGCTTTGGATTTTAAAATAGATGATAAAAGAGTATTTAATAAAATAGAAGTAAAAGAGCTTTTATACACTTTAAGACCGGAGCAAGATGATGCTATAAGAGAGATTTTAAAATATGATTCATCAATTTGTGTAGCACCACCAGGATTTGGTAAAACATTAATTGGTGCAAAAATATTTGAGCAAAGAGCTGTAAAAACTCTTATAATAGTAAATAAAAATATGCTTTTAGAACAATGGATTAGTAGATTTGTAGATTATTTTGGATATTCAAAAAAAGATATTGGATATTTAGGAAAAGGACAAAACAAATTAAATACAAATTTAGATGTGGCTACTATGCAAAGTTTAAATAATAATAGCGAACTTATAGAAAACTATACACAAGTTATAGTTGATGAATGTCATCATATTCCAGCACTTACTTTTGAACAGATTATTAAAAATTTTAAAGGAAGATATATTTTAGGACTTAGTGCAACTCCAAATAGAAAAGATGAATTAGACCCAATTTTATATCAGCAATTAGGGCAAATATCTTATGAGTATAAAAAGCCAAGAACTCATACGAATAGATTAAAAATTGTAAGAACAAATTTCACATCAAATCTTGATAATTATGCTTCAATAGTAAATGAACTAATTTTAGATGAAGATAGAAATAAAGAGATAATTAGTGCAATAAAAGAGAATAAGGATAGGAAGATACTTCTTTTAAGTGATAGAATTGAACATATAAATATTTTGGAGAAGTTTTTAGAAGAAGAACAACTAGAGTTTGTTTCAGTACATGGAAGTCAAAATAAAAAAGAGCAAGTAGAAAATATGCAAAAAGTTAAATCAAGCTCTTTAATTCTTGCAACAAGCTCTTTTTTTGGAGAAGGAATAGATTTTCCTCATTTAAATACAATATTATTTGCAACTCCAATTTCGTATTATGGAAGATTGATTCAATATTTAGGAAGAATTGGAAGAGGAAATCAAGAATGCCTTGCAATAGACTTTTTAGATAGTAAGAATGCTATGTTAAACTCAAGCTATAAAAAAAGAGTAGAAGGTTATAAGCAGATGCATTATAAGTAA
- a CDS encoding bifunctional folylpolyglutamate synthase/dihydrofolate synthase, which translates to MNLKEISLKEFLEHKTMYYDKIDYSYIEKASKELLIHIKTPFTIHIVGTNGKGSTGRFLAYYLYKKGFKTLHYSSPHIKKFNERIWLNGSDINDEELNNAHKFLQNIYSLELLEKLTYFEYTTLLAYYISKDCDYLVLEAGLGGEFDATNSVKNDLSLITTIGVDHTAFLGNTIEEIAKTKIRSVDTKMIIGYQEFNEVFEVAKIVKKELKEEFNKDIEILKVEDFNIDYEFSFATYLKRNLSLVLRALEELKVDIDFEIFNKTPLFGRCQKIVSNITIDVGHNPLAAKVILNEFKDKKLTLIYNSYADKDFKEVLTILKPIIDELFILDLKDKRVVKKDILQKCIKELKIKEIEKISLEKTKEYLVFGSFLVVEKFLDIVDYEAKY; encoded by the coding sequence ATGAATTTAAAAGAGATAAGTTTAAAAGAGTTTTTAGAACATAAAACTATGTACTATGATAAAATAGATTATAGCTATATAGAAAAAGCTTCAAAAGAGCTTCTAATTCATATAAAAACTCCTTTTACAATTCATATTGTTGGAACAAATGGTAAAGGGAGTACAGGAAGATTTTTAGCCTATTATTTATATAAAAAAGGTTTTAAAACTCTTCATTATAGCTCTCCACATATAAAAAAATTCAATGAAAGAATTTGGTTAAATGGATCTGATATAAATGATGAAGAGCTAAATAATGCACACAAATTTCTACAAAATATTTACTCTTTAGAACTTCTAGAAAAGCTTACTTATTTTGAATATACAACACTTTTGGCATATTACATTAGTAAAGATTGTGATTATTTGGTTCTTGAAGCAGGATTAGGTGGAGAGTTTGATGCTACAAACTCTGTAAAAAATGATTTAAGTTTAATTACAACAATAGGAGTTGACCACACTGCATTTTTGGGTAATACCATAGAAGAGATTGCAAAAACAAAAATTCGTTCGGTTGATACAAAGATGATAATCGGTTATCAAGAGTTTAATGAAGTTTTTGAAGTTGCAAAAATAGTAAAAAAAGAGTTAAAAGAAGAATTTAATAAAGATATAGAGATTTTGAAAGTTGAAGATTTTAATATAGATTATGAATTTTCTTTTGCTACATATTTAAAAAGAAATCTATCTTTAGTTTTAAGAGCATTAGAAGAGCTAAAAGTTGATATTGATTTTGAAATTTTTAATAAAACTCCACTTTTTGGAAGATGTCAAAAAATTGTGTCAAATATTACTATTGATGTTGGACATAATCCACTTGCAGCAAAAGTTATATTAAATGAGTTTAAAGATAAAAAGTTGACTTTGATTTATAATTCATATGCAGATAAAGATTTTAAAGAGGTTTTAACTATTTTAAAACCTATTATTGATGAACTTTTTATTTTGGATTTAAAAGATAAAAGAGTTGTAAAAAAAGATATTTTACAAAAGTGTATAAAAGAACTTAAAATAAAAGAGATAGAAAAAATATCTTTGGAAAAAACAAAAGAGTATTTAGTATTTGGCTCTTTTCTAGTTGTTGAAAAATTTCTGGATATAGTTGATTATGAAGCAAAATATTAA
- the leuS gene encoding leucine--tRNA ligase, giving the protein MQYASKIVEKKWQNFWQENGSFEVKEDYKLPKKYILSMFPYPSGRIHMGHVRNYCIGDAFARHFRKNGFNVLHPIGWDSFGMPAENAAIQNKLHPKKWTYENIAYMKEELRSLGLSFCEKQEFATSDELYTKFEQEIFIKMYEAGIVYQKSASLNWCNDCATVLANEQVEDGCCWRCSNEVVQKEMPGYYIAITKYAQKLLDDLKTLENSWPSQVLTMQENWIGRSEGLEFKFEVTKETRAKLDKMFSSFEVFTTRPDTIYGVTYVAIAPEHDIVKYIVDNGLLPKNKLNAIKNIQKVAEKDRASLEKEGVDLEIEVIHPLTGQKLPVWTANFVLKSYGGGAVMSVPAHDQRDFEFAQNYDLPIKQVIVKNKDEALSSRLKEAFTEDGILVDCEGFSGLTTAQAKEAIIYHFEQNSIGTKKVNFKLRDWGVSRQRYWGAPIPFVHCDSCGLVPEKIENLPIALPDDVEITGEGNPLEKHPTWKKCACPKCGKDARRETDTLDTFVQSSWYFLRYATNFKKWNNEAINLEDSNYWMDVDQYIGGIEHAILHLLYARFFTKVLKDLGYTNSSEPFKNLLTQGMVLKDGAKMSKSKGNVVDPDLIIQKYGADTARLFILFAAPPTKELEWNDSAVEGAYKFIKRFYERASNITPNGLKSFKNIDQKVLNKEEKEARKKVYEALVKSNEVLTKTYAFNTLIASCMEALNSLQVQKNEAIWAEAYYILTNILEPIIPHTSWELANEFFDLENFEKTIEIKNEVFEQDSIVLAVTINGKKRSEIEVSKDASNEEILKLAKKSSEKWLENATIIKEIVVPNKLVNIVIKG; this is encoded by the coding sequence ATGCAATACGCAAGTAAGATTGTTGAGAAAAAATGGCAAAATTTTTGGCAAGAGAATGGATCTTTTGAAGTAAAAGAAGATTATAAATTACCAAAAAAATATATTTTAAGTATGTTCCCATATCCAAGTGGAAGAATACATATGGGGCATGTAAGAAATTATTGTATTGGAGATGCTTTTGCAAGACACTTTAGAAAAAATGGATTTAATGTTCTTCATCCAATAGGATGGGATAGTTTTGGAATGCCAGCTGAAAATGCTGCTATACAAAATAAACTTCATCCAAAAAAATGGACTTATGAAAATATTGCTTATATGAAAGAAGAACTTAGAAGTTTAGGATTATCATTTTGTGAGAAGCAAGAGTTTGCAACAAGTGATGAACTATACACAAAGTTTGAACAAGAAATTTTTATTAAAATGTATGAAGCTGGAATTGTTTACCAAAAAAGTGCAAGTTTGAATTGGTGTAATGATTGTGCAACAGTTTTAGCAAATGAGCAAGTTGAAGATGGTTGTTGCTGGAGATGTAGCAATGAAGTTGTTCAAAAAGAGATGCCAGGATATTATATTGCTATTACAAAATATGCACAAAAACTTCTTGATGATTTAAAAACATTAGAAAACTCTTGGCCATCACAAGTTTTAACTATGCAAGAAAATTGGATAGGAAGAAGTGAAGGGCTAGAATTTAAATTTGAAGTTACAAAAGAGACAAGAGCAAAGCTAGATAAAATGTTTTCAAGTTTTGAAGTATTTACAACAAGACCTGATACAATTTATGGAGTAACTTATGTTGCTATTGCACCTGAACACGATATTGTAAAATATATAGTAGATAATGGACTTTTACCAAAAAATAAATTAAATGCTATAAAAAATATTCAAAAAGTTGCTGAAAAAGATAGAGCTAGTTTGGAAAAAGAGGGAGTTGATTTAGAAATAGAGGTTATTCATCCATTAACAGGGCAAAAACTTCCAGTTTGGACAGCTAATTTTGTATTAAAATCTTATGGTGGAGGTGCTGTTATGAGTGTACCTGCACATGATCAAAGAGATTTTGAATTTGCTCAAAATTATGATTTACCTATTAAACAAGTTATTGTAAAGAATAAAGATGAAGCTCTTTCAAGTAGATTAAAAGAGGCTTTCACAGAAGATGGTATTTTAGTTGATTGTGAAGGATTTAGTGGATTAACAACAGCTCAAGCTAAAGAAGCAATAATTTATCACTTTGAACAAAATTCAATAGGAACAAAAAAAGTAAACTTTAAATTAAGAGATTGGGGAGTTTCAAGACAGAGATATTGGGGTGCTCCTATTCCTTTTGTGCATTGTGATTCTTGTGGACTTGTACCTGAAAAAATAGAAAATCTTCCAATTGCACTTCCAGATGATGTTGAAATCACAGGAGAAGGTAATCCTCTTGAAAAACATCCAACATGGAAAAAATGTGCTTGTCCAAAATGTGGGAAAGATGCAAGAAGAGAAACTGATACTTTAGATACTTTTGTTCAATCATCTTGGTATTTTTTAAGATATGCAACAAATTTCAAAAAATGGAATAATGAAGCTATAAATCTTGAAGATAGCAATTATTGGATGGATGTTGACCAATATATTGGTGGAATTGAACATGCCATTTTACACCTTTTATATGCAAGATTTTTTACAAAAGTACTTAAAGATTTAGGATATACAAATTCTAGTGAGCCATTTAAAAACCTTTTAACTCAAGGAATGGTTTTAAAAGATGGTGCAAAAATGAGTAAATCTAAAGGAAATGTTGTAGATCCTGATTTAATTATTCAAAAATATGGAGCAGATACAGCAAGATTATTTATTCTTTTTGCAGCACCACCAACAAAAGAGCTTGAGTGGAATGATAGTGCAGTTGAAGGAGCTTATAAATTTATAAAAAGATTTTATGAAAGAGCTTCAAATATTACTCCAAATGGATTAAAATCATTTAAAAATATTGATCAAAAAGTATTAAACAAAGAAGAAAAAGAAGCTAGAAAAAAAGTATATGAAGCTTTAGTTAAATCAAATGAAGTTTTAACAAAAACTTATGCTTTTAATACTTTAATAGCATCTTGTATGGAAGCTTTAAACTCATTACAAGTACAAAAAAATGAAGCTATTTGGGCAGAAGCTTATTATATATTAACAAATATTTTAGAGCCAATCATTCCACATACATCTTGGGAATTAGCAAATGAATTTTTTGATTTAGAGAATTTTGAAAAAACTATAGAGATTAAGAATGAAGTATTTGAACAAGATAGTATAGTTTTAGCTGTTACAATAAATGGTAAAAAAAGATCTGAAATTGAAGTTTCAAAAGATGCTTCAAATGAAGAGATTTTAAAATTAGCTAAAAAATCATCAGAAAAATGGCTAGAAAATGCAACAATAATTAAAGAAATTGTTGTGCCAAATAAACTTGTAAATATAGTAATTAAAGGTTAA